Proteins found in one bacterium genomic segment:
- a CDS encoding YdjY domain-containing protein, which translates to MRSSQVVGAMCVWVLLVVACVYADPVEQGALTQRERNLARVRAIDGERMKTYGGKGNFLLSPGLLADKTGRVVRVAAESLRLSAGSPVEFPLITANSGKDYEAHSVSFASAMDIHNALKFIGLTPGHGVDGANLQFWPRGDRVAVTFHYQDPASTNWIHVPAGRLTLDTRTGKSLPENGFVFTGSEWFEATEPTTTKVYSADAFTPNCIVSHYNERTTVLDVPRRDSQNAVYSYQVPNPEFLLPSNQLIEVMFEPYFKDRLPHISDFTLNVVPGTSTGMADLAYSLMDQAGQPVNTNLSFSGFLAALERFSGADQDVYVTFRPDDALPMVDLQKAARLLDTLDTERGIRVEAPPKGHPYFRTFLPNEKHRKREDRPSVASELLLEAGGGGITGTLVLVGMDWKGDDSAPTFSETRIPISRADQLIPAMTSKEDAPAVILIFVPPAMKYGAFREFIAPLLQRKTILYVFVQKPSIDSQSPRL; encoded by the coding sequence ATGAGAAGCAGTCAGGTTGTGGGGGCGATGTGCGTTTGGGTGCTGCTGGTGGTGGCATGCGTCTATGCAGACCCTGTGGAGCAGGGTGCACTCACGCAGAGGGAGCGAAACCTCGCCCGTGTCCGCGCGATTGATGGTGAGCGGATGAAAACGTATGGCGGGAAGGGCAATTTCCTGTTGAGTCCCGGGCTTTTGGCAGACAAAACCGGGCGTGTTGTCCGAGTGGCGGCCGAATCACTTCGGCTTTCAGCAGGTAGCCCGGTGGAATTTCCGCTGATTACGGCAAATAGCGGTAAAGATTACGAGGCGCATTCTGTCTCCTTTGCTTCGGCGATGGATATTCATAACGCTCTTAAGTTCATTGGGTTAACGCCGGGGCATGGGGTCGATGGGGCCAATCTCCAGTTTTGGCCTCGTGGGGATCGGGTGGCGGTCACCTTTCATTATCAGGATCCGGCGTCCACAAATTGGATTCATGTTCCCGCCGGACGGTTGACCCTTGATACCCGGACGGGGAAGTCGCTTCCAGAGAATGGATTTGTTTTCACAGGTTCCGAATGGTTTGAAGCGACAGAACCGACGACGACAAAGGTTTATTCGGCTGATGCCTTCACTCCGAATTGCATCGTGTCGCATTACAACGAGCGGACGACCGTGCTGGACGTGCCCCGTCGTGACAGCCAAAATGCAGTCTATTCCTATCAAGTACCCAATCCGGAATTTTTGCTCCCCTCCAATCAGTTGATTGAGGTCATGTTTGAGCCTTACTTCAAGGATAGGCTCCCTCATATTTCGGATTTTACATTGAATGTTGTCCCGGGAACCTCTACCGGGATGGCCGATCTCGCCTATAGCTTGATGGATCAAGCGGGGCAGCCTGTTAATACCAATCTTTCTTTCAGTGGATTTCTTGCCGCTTTGGAGCGTTTCTCCGGAGCCGATCAGGACGTGTATGTGACTTTCAGGCCTGATGATGCTCTGCCGATGGTGGACTTGCAGAAAGCTGCGCGTTTACTGGATACGCTGGATACAGAACGCGGCATCCGGGTCGAGGCGCCTCCGAAAGGGCATCCCTATTTCCGGACTTTTCTTCCCAACGAAAAACATCGTAAGCGGGAGGATCGTCCTTCCGTTGCGTCAGAGTTATTGTTGGAGGCTGGTGGGGGCGGGATAACGGGAACGCTGGTGCTGGTGGGTATGGACTGGAAAGGGGACGATTCGGCGCCCACGTTCAGTGAGACTCGTATTCCGATTTCTCGCGCTGATCAGTTAATTCCGGCGATGACATCAAAAGAAGATGCGCCGGCGGTGATCCTGATATTTGTTCCGCCCGCCATGAAGTACGGGGCTTTTCGTGAATTTATCGCGCCCCTGCTTCAGCGCAAAACAATCCTCTATGTGTTTGTTCAGAAACCATCAATTGACAGTCAATCCCCGCGCCTGTAA
- a CDS encoding MipA/OmpV family protein has protein sequence MKLRKILLTGMTAMTWMMPPSHAEEISTNGPPALNGLPKWEVGVFGMASRVPLYRGSDEYRWYAFPIPYFVYRGDYIQADKDGVRGMFYKGVRFEVELSMSGNPPVNDRGGVRAGMPELDPLIEMGPAARLFLYKGEKVKAMYLEAAARGVFSVDMDDLSPGYEGLRGSLSMVLAGIKPHPKSPWGAGLKTGLEFSDQDYNGYFYNVDEAYVTPDRPYYQSEGGYGGVAVSGWLSRRLFDGVSVAMYARLDNVGGAVYEDSPLVRARNSYMVGAGFTWKIAQSKNQVQFKSGK, from the coding sequence ATGAAATTACGGAAAATATTGTTAACCGGGATGACCGCCATGACGTGGATGATGCCTCCCAGTCATGCTGAAGAGATTTCAACTAACGGGCCACCGGCATTAAATGGGCTTCCGAAATGGGAGGTGGGGGTGTTTGGAATGGCGTCACGGGTCCCGCTTTATCGCGGATCAGATGAATATCGGTGGTATGCCTTTCCGATCCCTTATTTTGTCTATCGAGGGGACTATATTCAGGCGGATAAAGACGGTGTTCGGGGCATGTTTTATAAGGGGGTCCGCTTTGAGGTTGAGCTGTCCATGAGCGGAAATCCGCCTGTGAATGATCGGGGCGGCGTTCGGGCGGGTATGCCGGAGTTGGACCCGCTTATCGAAATGGGGCCTGCGGCCAGATTGTTCTTATATAAGGGCGAAAAGGTAAAGGCGATGTACCTCGAGGCGGCGGCCCGCGGTGTGTTCTCCGTGGATATGGACGACCTGAGCCCCGGCTATGAGGGTCTGCGAGGTAGCTTGAGCATGGTACTGGCTGGCATCAAGCCACACCCAAAATCGCCCTGGGGGGCTGGCTTGAAGACCGGCTTGGAATTTTCAGATCAGGATTACAATGGGTATTTCTACAATGTGGATGAGGCCTATGTCACCCCCGACCGACCTTATTATCAGAGTGAGGGTGGGTATGGGGGAGTTGCCGTTTCCGGGTGGTTATCCCGTCGGCTTTTTGATGGCGTGTCAGTGGCGATGTATGCCCGGCTTGATAATGTGGGCGGAGCTGTCTATGAGGACAGTCCTTTGGTAAGGGCGCGCAACAGCTATATGGTCGGCGCAGGGTTCACCTGGAAAATCGCCCAATCGAAAAATCAGGTTCAGTTTAAATCCGGGAAGTAA
- a CDS encoding tetratricopeptide repeat protein: MTSMIKLGWVWLLVLGAGLAGAAVPSDSNPVMAFADDLFSRGDYYRAITEYERYVFQNPEAPQAGRARLQVGMCYYRGEKWEAARDQFLKLKEWYGDRPEGRDAWLMLAKTFYRLEKYTMAEGLIEEFIQKFPDDNRIGDALIMKGICLARFGSREWARESFRSVPTNSVRFADVEALVGLAGRLDDVPQKSPGLAAGLSALLPGAGQLYVERPRDATVSFLINGVTIAGMLAAFNNHEEVVGCVFAMVETSWYFGNIYNASSGAYKFNSRQRSSLFDQLEVNCGLLKDAQSGDMLPGVGIKLKF, encoded by the coding sequence ATGACTTCTATGATAAAACTGGGATGGGTGTGGCTGTTGGTGCTGGGTGCAGGGTTGGCTGGGGCCGCAGTGCCTTCGGATTCAAATCCGGTCATGGCGTTTGCGGATGATCTGTTCAGCAGAGGGGACTATTATCGGGCGATAACTGAATATGAACGTTACGTTTTTCAGAATCCAGAGGCACCTCAGGCCGGGCGCGCCCGCTTGCAGGTGGGAATGTGTTATTATCGGGGTGAGAAATGGGAAGCGGCGCGTGATCAGTTTCTTAAGCTGAAAGAGTGGTATGGGGACAGACCAGAGGGGCGGGATGCCTGGTTGATGCTGGCCAAGACGTTTTACCGACTGGAAAAATATACGATGGCCGAAGGACTGATTGAGGAATTTATTCAAAAATTCCCGGATGATAATCGCATCGGAGATGCGCTAATTATGAAAGGTATTTGTTTGGCCCGGTTCGGAAGTAGAGAGTGGGCCCGCGAGTCGTTCCGTAGTGTACCCACCAATTCAGTCCGATTCGCAGATGTTGAGGCACTTGTGGGGTTGGCAGGGCGGCTTGATGATGTCCCGCAAAAATCACCAGGCTTGGCGGCGGGCTTGTCGGCATTGTTGCCAGGAGCGGGGCAGCTTTATGTGGAAAGGCCAAGGGATGCCACGGTTTCCTTTTTAATTAACGGGGTGACGATTGCGGGGATGCTGGCGGCATTTAATAATCATGAAGAAGTAGTGGGGTGTGTTTTTGCAATGGTGGAAACAAGTTGGTATTTCGGCAATATTTACAACGCTTCAAGTGGCGCATATAAATTCAACTCCAGGCAACGCAGTTCCTTGTTTGATCAACTGGAAGTAAATTGTGGCTTGCTGAAAGATGCACAAAGTGGTGACATGCTCCCCGGAGTGGGCATCAAATTGAAGTTTTGA
- the yidD gene encoding membrane protein insertion efficiency factor YidD translates to MKITARNNIQRLSLASLCAVCQWIATVTYAGNMEGPWSVNSQFPVPVTHMSVSPMVSVKDVPDEMGRSCSYTWLKIYQNYFSVVLTSHCPMYPSCSNYSIQAIRRYGSLKGIMMTADRLIHESTEMREAPVIQIGGRALSFDPAEYKR, encoded by the coding sequence ATGAAGATAACGGCTCGGAATAATATACAGAGACTGAGCCTCGCGAGCCTCTGCGCGGTTTGCCAGTGGATTGCAACTGTGACATATGCCGGAAATATGGAAGGGCCATGGTCAGTCAATTCACAATTTCCCGTGCCCGTTACACATATGTCTGTGTCACCAATGGTGTCCGTTAAAGACGTGCCAGACGAGATGGGTCGCTCCTGTTCTTATACTTGGCTAAAGATTTATCAGAACTATTTTTCGGTTGTGTTGACGTCCCATTGTCCCATGTATCCCTCATGCTCAAACTATAGTATCCAGGCCATTCGTCGATACGGTTCGCTCAAAGGGATTATGATGACGGCGGACAGATTGATTCATGAATCAACCGAAATGAGAGAGGCGCCTGTAATCCAGATTGGGGGACGTGCGCTTAGTTTTGATCCGGCAGAATATAAAAGGTGA
- a CDS encoding SDR family oxidoreductase, with protein sequence MCQKQEISIEELKAATELLKQVAGNRALLASLSLEDRKHLISAAGDVYCPDMFERRRLVRATERRRKAELIARDQAKLADTGIRKLRQKPVFTTPNILPPANFEQTEVENDPEFRDVLEPRNCYTCKQNYTSIHHFYDHLCPACSKLNFHKRTESANLSGRVALLTGGRVKIGYQAGIKLLRAGAHLIVCTRFPRDSATRYAAEPDFSDWAHRLEIFGLDFRHTPSVEAFCRHLLATLPRLDFIINNACQTVRRPPDFYQHMMAQETASLNDMPEQARRLLGAYEGLRGYHLLPEGDAVVAQKRMAEVVGMTHAAELSQIPLLPDELAAQKSLFPEGRLDQDLQQVDLRTTNSWRMLMADVPAVELLEVHLVNAVAPFLLNARLKPLMLRTPERDKHIVNVSAMEGQFYRKLKTTRHPHTNMAKAALNMMTRTSATDYFNDGIHMNAVDTGWVTDEDPIELAEMKTKMHRFHPPLDIVDGAARIVDPIIDGFNTGNHVWGKFLKDYKPTDW encoded by the coding sequence ATGTGTCAGAAACAGGAAATCTCCATCGAAGAATTAAAGGCGGCTACTGAACTCCTAAAACAAGTCGCCGGGAACCGGGCGTTATTAGCCTCACTATCTCTCGAAGATCGCAAACATCTGATTTCAGCCGCTGGCGATGTTTACTGCCCCGACATGTTTGAACGCCGGCGTCTGGTCCGTGCCACGGAACGGCGCCGTAAGGCCGAATTGATCGCCCGCGACCAGGCCAAACTGGCCGATACCGGCATCCGAAAACTTCGGCAGAAACCGGTCTTTACCACCCCCAACATTCTGCCTCCGGCCAACTTTGAGCAAACAGAAGTCGAGAATGATCCTGAATTCCGCGATGTGCTGGAACCCCGGAATTGCTACACCTGTAAACAGAATTACACCTCCATCCACCATTTCTACGATCATCTCTGCCCCGCCTGCTCCAAGCTGAATTTCCATAAGCGCACCGAGTCGGCCAATTTAAGCGGCCGGGTGGCCCTGCTGACCGGTGGGCGCGTGAAGATCGGCTATCAGGCAGGGATTAAGTTATTGCGCGCCGGAGCCCATCTGATTGTCTGCACTCGCTTCCCTCGTGATTCCGCCACACGTTATGCCGCTGAGCCCGACTTTTCGGATTGGGCCCATCGCCTGGAAATCTTCGGCCTGGATTTTCGACATACACCCAGTGTCGAGGCGTTCTGCCGTCATTTGCTGGCCACCCTGCCCCGTCTTGACTTCATCATCAATAACGCCTGCCAGACGGTCCGGCGTCCTCCTGATTTCTATCAGCACATGATGGCGCAGGAAACCGCCTCCCTCAATGATATGCCGGAGCAGGCGCGACGTCTCCTTGGTGCCTATGAGGGACTTCGCGGCTACCACCTGCTGCCTGAAGGCGATGCTGTAGTGGCCCAGAAGCGGATGGCTGAAGTTGTCGGCATGACCCATGCCGCTGAATTATCTCAAATCCCCCTGCTCCCCGATGAACTTGCTGCCCAGAAGTCACTCTTCCCGGAAGGCCGACTTGATCAGGATCTGCAGCAGGTGGATCTACGCACCACCAATTCCTGGCGGATGTTGATGGCGGATGTACCGGCAGTTGAATTGCTCGAAGTCCATCTCGTTAATGCCGTGGCCCCCTTCCTGCTGAACGCGCGCCTCAAGCCATTGATGCTCCGCACCCCGGAACGCGACAAACACATTGTCAACGTTTCGGCGATGGAGGGCCAGTTCTACCGCAAGCTCAAGACCACGCGCCATCCCCACACGAATATGGCAAAGGCGGCCTTGAATATGATGACCCGGACTTCTGCCACCGATTATTTCAACGACGGGATTCACATGAATGCTGTGGATACCGGCTGGGTGACCGACGAAGACCCCATCGAACTGGCAGAGATGAAGACCAAAATGCACCGCTTCCATCCACCCCTGGATATCGTCGATGGCGCCGCCCGGATTGTGGACCCCATTATCGACGGCTTTAACACCGGCAATCACGTCTGGGGGAAATTCCTGAAGGACTATAAGCCGACGGATTGGTGA
- a CDS encoding DUF3037 domain-containing protein has protein sequence MKTNKVVCNYAIVRFLPYPETEEFVNLGVVVACPSQQYFDFRLETIKRDRVTGFFPELNDDVLIKGRRFFQVELERVRECLKAKAGKQAEFAFSNAEFSRLFREVVKPRESLFRYSSIGIRLADSPSEALKYLYDHYVERMFAKQPEYQEVEMVRRLRQTLLAARIRGFKAGHIGNEMYEVPFPLLRRTKEDEHNFRAIKPLDLDKDKPTAITVHGDDWLAKLGHLKEMQYDAGRMLFAVHMPKGDAKKCQAAEEICRKFEASGALVAPSDSIEEITSFAQAI, from the coding sequence ATGAAAACGAATAAAGTTGTATGCAATTACGCCATTGTACGGTTCCTCCCGTATCCTGAAACTGAAGAATTCGTAAATCTTGGTGTAGTGGTTGCTTGTCCCTCACAACAGTACTTTGACTTTCGCCTTGAAACCATAAAGCGGGATCGCGTGACCGGCTTTTTCCCTGAACTGAACGATGATGTTTTGATCAAAGGGCGGCGATTCTTTCAGGTCGAACTTGAGCGAGTTCGTGAGTGTTTAAAAGCGAAAGCTGGAAAACAAGCCGAATTTGCGTTTAGTAATGCAGAATTCAGTCGCCTTTTTCGCGAAGTCGTGAAGCCGCGCGAGTCTTTGTTTCGATACAGCTCTATTGGAATACGCCTGGCAGATAGTCCGAGTGAGGCTCTAAAATATTTGTATGACCACTATGTTGAGCGGATGTTTGCCAAGCAGCCTGAATATCAGGAAGTTGAAATGGTCCGCCGGTTGCGTCAAACATTGCTGGCGGCTCGCATACGGGGGTTCAAGGCGGGACACATCGGCAATGAAATGTATGAGGTTCCGTTTCCTTTGTTACGACGGACGAAGGAGGATGAACATAACTTTCGTGCCATAAAACCATTGGATTTGGATAAGGACAAGCCCACTGCCATTACGGTGCATGGTGATGATTGGCTAGCCAAACTCGGCCATTTGAAAGAAATGCAGTACGACGCTGGACGTATGCTTTTTGCGGTACATATGCCGAAAGGCGATGCAAAGAAATGTCAGGCCGCGGAAGAGATTTGTCGAAAGTTCGAAGCCAGTGGTGCCCTTGTGGCGCCTTCCGATTCTATAGAAGAAATCACTTCATTTGCTCAGGCCATTTGA
- a CDS encoding N-6 DNA methylase translates to MKLKNELQNYGLTSHSIRIFGDSASPEMLDYLDLVEPRKIGGTQELFPNGVAESQGHPLLFFVNESRLSQTPGEKDEKLGHLRRMLACRGDRAYLARVRPGELLVTAVSLSDRPPEWKLYRAGTGEALTFFSRLALGNFDGEGEPDDADFVFKEMFTLLDQGADRLARILGRANVLSLIGRALFFRFLCDRHIVTERDVNCIAPKANGLLACFDNAENAYATSQWLDRTFNGDFLPLKDGGNQSFFNSIAERYRIAFSHLSAIVRGLEPVGAEDYQTKMKFKWSDFDFAHIPVGLLSQVYEAFCWKWEHRSAKETSVHYTPRRIAATLVDEAFDGLSKAHMARMLDPACGAGVFLVLAFRRLYRERWISTGQRPDTKAIRVILEKQLCGFDISDSALRLSALSLYLTAIELDPEPIPPEKLRFKVLNDLVLFNHRRPEIDPDDGPAIGSLGKHIGTQFDGQFDLVLSNPPWTSLPKQEKKLAAELTLVSREVIERKGNTELAHDYQNPDFAPDLPFLWRSTEWCKAGGRIAMALPARILLKQEDIPRRARETMFQLIEVTGIINGSNLSDTEVWPKMGQPFLLFFARNQRPQGSTVIQLITPFCDTVLNRKGEVRIDSKSMHPVEIRATFDEPWIWKALAIGTLCDIEVTRKMKSAVGKPLDLYWKKELKLASGKGYQVVEAGTQRPAFFLEGLPNLDSTDTFRFLVQPEHLLKFKRKTVCWPRNEAIYKAPLTLVKEAPGIDRTHGWALLSHDDIGYNESFCGYSAAGHPEGELLACYLHLFVHSLPWIHYVLMTSAKFGAERRRFYKADLDECPIVPLDKLTTEQKHTIRILSRRLITENMNVFSDIDAFFAALYGLDTFDLEVVRDTLDVCLPYDESRERACRVPTGSERETFRRRLESILRPFFKVLGKEPQVVLWKPDDQFLQQKAPFGIMLIYEQGSSSAEPDTFFRDVILQMADDTGTTRIIQRIEGGLLVGILSQYRYWTSSRARLLGAELVRQHISVFEE, encoded by the coding sequence ATGAAGCTGAAGAATGAACTCCAGAACTATGGCCTTACCAGCCATAGCATCAGGATATTTGGTGATTCTGCATCCCCCGAAATGCTGGACTATCTGGACTTGGTTGAACCGCGCAAAATTGGTGGCACGCAGGAGCTGTTCCCGAATGGTGTGGCGGAGAGTCAGGGGCACCCCCTGCTGTTTTTCGTCAACGAAAGTCGGCTTTCACAAACTCCCGGCGAAAAGGATGAGAAGTTGGGTCATCTTCGACGCATGCTTGCGTGCCGTGGCGACCGCGCATATCTCGCTCGTGTTCGTCCTGGTGAACTCCTGGTCACTGCTGTTAGCCTCTCTGACCGTCCTCCTGAATGGAAGCTTTATCGCGCTGGCACGGGTGAGGCACTGACGTTTTTCTCCCGGCTGGCGCTGGGCAACTTCGATGGCGAGGGTGAACCGGATGACGCGGATTTTGTTTTCAAGGAGATGTTTACCCTCCTCGATCAGGGCGCCGATCGGCTTGCCCGCATTCTGGGCCGGGCCAACGTCTTGTCGCTCATAGGTCGTGCGTTGTTCTTTCGTTTTCTTTGCGACCGACATATCGTTACTGAGCGCGACGTCAATTGCATAGCTCCGAAGGCAAATGGACTATTGGCGTGTTTTGATAATGCCGAGAACGCGTACGCCACTAGCCAATGGTTAGACCGCACATTTAATGGCGACTTCTTGCCACTCAAAGATGGCGGGAATCAATCCTTCTTCAATAGCATTGCGGAACGGTACAGAATAGCGTTTAGCCATCTCAGCGCCATTGTTCGTGGATTGGAACCGGTGGGAGCTGAGGACTACCAGACTAAGATGAAGTTCAAGTGGAGCGATTTCGATTTCGCTCACATTCCCGTAGGACTACTGAGTCAAGTATACGAAGCATTTTGTTGGAAATGGGAACATCGCAGCGCGAAGGAAACAAGTGTCCACTACACACCTCGGAGGATTGCTGCCACACTGGTAGACGAGGCTTTCGATGGTCTGTCAAAGGCGCATATGGCACGTATGCTCGATCCTGCCTGTGGTGCGGGCGTGTTCTTAGTGCTGGCCTTCCGTCGCCTCTATCGCGAACGATGGATTTCGACAGGCCAACGTCCCGACACCAAGGCGATCCGTGTAATTCTGGAAAAACAGCTTTGTGGATTCGATATTAGCGACTCTGCCTTGAGACTCTCTGCTCTTAGCCTCTACCTCACGGCCATCGAACTGGATCCAGAGCCGATTCCACCGGAGAAGTTGCGGTTCAAAGTACTGAACGACCTTGTGCTGTTTAACCACCGCCGCCCGGAAATTGATCCGGATGATGGGCCAGCCATCGGTAGTCTTGGGAAGCATATCGGTACCCAATTCGACGGGCAGTTCGATCTTGTGCTCAGTAATCCGCCATGGACCAGCCTCCCGAAGCAGGAGAAAAAGCTGGCAGCCGAACTTACTCTTGTCAGTCGGGAAGTCATTGAGCGAAAGGGAAATACCGAACTCGCACACGATTACCAGAACCCGGATTTCGCACCAGATTTACCATTTCTTTGGAGATCCACTGAGTGGTGCAAGGCAGGCGGGCGCATTGCAATGGCACTTCCGGCACGTATTTTGCTCAAGCAGGAAGACATTCCGCGCCGAGCCCGCGAGACGATGTTCCAACTCATCGAAGTGACGGGGATCATCAATGGCTCCAACCTTTCCGATACTGAGGTTTGGCCGAAGATGGGGCAGCCGTTCCTGCTCTTCTTTGCGCGCAACCAACGGCCCCAAGGCAGTACTGTTATCCAACTTATCACACCCTTCTGCGATACAGTTCTAAATCGGAAAGGAGAAGTTCGGATCGATTCAAAATCAATGCACCCAGTTGAAATTCGTGCCACATTCGATGAGCCGTGGATCTGGAAGGCCCTCGCGATCGGCACATTGTGTGATATTGAAGTGACTCGCAAGATGAAATCTGCGGTCGGCAAACCACTCGACCTCTACTGGAAAAAAGAATTAAAATTGGCAAGCGGCAAGGGGTACCAAGTCGTTGAGGCGGGAACACAGAGGCCAGCCTTTTTCCTTGAGGGGCTTCCCAACTTGGATTCCACAGATACATTTAGGTTCCTTGTGCAGCCCGAACATCTCCTGAAATTTAAGCGCAAGACGGTCTGCTGGCCTCGTAATGAGGCAATCTACAAAGCCCCTTTGACTTTAGTTAAGGAAGCACCCGGAATTGATCGAACTCACGGTTGGGCACTTTTAAGCCACGATGATATTGGTTACAATGAAAGCTTTTGTGGTTACTCCGCTGCAGGCCACCCTGAAGGAGAATTGTTGGCCTGCTATCTTCACTTGTTTGTTCACAGCCTCCCCTGGATCCACTACGTACTAATGACCAGTGCCAAGTTTGGAGCTGAACGTCGTCGCTTTTATAAGGCTGATTTGGACGAATGCCCCATTGTTCCGTTGGATAAACTAACTACGGAGCAGAAACACACTATTCGCATCTTATCCAGGCGATTGATTACTGAAAACATGAATGTTTTCAGTGACATTGATGCGTTTTTTGCGGCGCTGTACGGGTTAGACACTTTTGATCTGGAGGTTGTGCGGGATACGCTTGACGTGTGCCTTCCTTACGATGAATCACGTGAGCGGGCGTGTCGCGTCCCAACAGGCTCAGAGCGCGAGACTTTCCGGCGACGACTGGAGTCTATACTCCGACCTTTTTTCAAAGTGCTTGGCAAAGAACCACAAGTCGTTCTATGGAAGCCGGACGACCAATTTCTCCAGCAGAAGGCTCCCTTCGGCATCATGCTGATTTACGAGCAGGGAAGTTCCTCCGCAGAGCCTGATACCTTTTTCCGTGACGTAATCCTCCAGATGGCAGATGACACAGGCACAACACGCATCATCCAGCGAATCGAGGGTGGCTTGCTGGTCGGCATCCTTAGCCAGTATCGTTATTGGACATCAAGCCGCGCACGACTTCTTGGGGCTGAACTCGTTCGTCAGCATATCAGCGTTTTCGAGGAGTAA